Proteins from one Impatiens glandulifera chromosome 2, dImpGla2.1, whole genome shotgun sequence genomic window:
- the LOC124924346 gene encoding probable serine/threonine-protein kinase At1g09600, whose amino-acid sequence MGCLCSKGSNAIEYVANNENDKESYNISTQGFDPSKKGDRYDESVRAPIPITSTDRGSVKKGKNDDQKSGSVRGKSAFSYHKRRATSDLGAHGGKAVISRTTSIPRATEGEQIAAGWPSWLTSVAGEAIQGWIPRTAESFEKFDKIGQGTYSSVYKARDLNTGKTVAMKKVRFVNMDPESVRFMAREIYILRKLDHPNVMKLEGIVTSMGSGSLYLVFEYMDHDLAGLSTSPKIKFSESQIKCYMKQLFDGLEHCHNRGILHRDIKGSNLLIDNKGLLKIGDFGLANFYQSDPKQPLTSRVVTLWYRAPELLLGATDYGVSIDLWSAGCILAELFAGKPIMPGRTEVEQMHKIFKLCGSPSNDYWKKSKLPLATSFKPQHPYKRCVADTFKDFPPSSLSLIEVLLAIEPKERGTATSALNSEFFTTDPLPCDPSSLPKYPASKEYDAKLRDEEARKRRAEAKARGPESVRAGRDNKDLPTPEFVDVPGQASVQVQSKAKGINGKYNMKGDGSVDPSRGNGRNAITYSTSMVHPSVKTWTKKANDDEYKRIGLQRTTSSNNQSHLINGVVEYSNNHSRKDEQAYHPDSSGYVQKKRIHLSGPLVPPGGNMEDMLKEHERQIQEAVRKARLDKTKSTNE is encoded by the exons ATGGGCTGTCTTTGTTCGAAAGGATCAAACGCAATTGAATATGTAGCTAACAATGAGAATGATAAAGAATCTTACAATATTTCAACTCAAGGATTTGACCCATCAAAGAAAGGAGATAGATATGATGAATCGGTTCGAGCTCCGATTCCTATAACGAGTACAGATAGAGGTTCTGTTAAGAAGGGAAAGAACGATGATCAAAAAAGTGGTTCTGTTAGAGGTAAATCTGCATTTAGTTATCATAAAAGAAGAGCCACTTCTGATTTGGGTGCTCATGGAGGAAAAGCGGTTATTTCTAGAACGACTAGTATTCCTAGAGCCACCGAAGGTGAACAGATTGCCGCCGGTTGGCCGTCGTGGTTAACTTCTGTTGCCGGTGAAGCTATTCAAGGATGGATTCCTCGTACTGCTGAGTCATTCGAGAAGTTTGACaaa ATTGGACAAGGAACTTATAGTAGCGTTTACAAGGCTCGGGATTTGAACACGGGTAAGACTGTGGCGATGAAGAAAGTGCGGTTTGTGAATATGGATCCTGAAAGTGTTCGTTTTATGGCAagagaaatttatattttgagaaAACTTGATCATCCTAATGTGATGAAGCTTGAAGGAATTGTTACTTCCATGGGTTCGGGGAGTTTGTATCTTGTTTTCGAATATATGGATCATGATCTTGCTGGGCTTTCGACTTCACCTAAAATCAAGTTCAGTGAATCACag ATAAAATGTTATATGAAACAACTATTTGATGGACTAGAACACTGTCATAACCGAGGAATTCTTCATCGAGACATAAAAGGTTCAAATTTGCTGATTGATAATAAAGGTCTTCTCAAGATTGGTGATTTCGGTCTTGCAAATTTCTATCAGTCCGATCCAAAGCAGCCATTGACGAGTCGCGTTGTAACCCTTTGGTACAGAGCTCCTGAACTTCTTTTAGGTGCTACAGATTATGGAGTTTCCATTGATCTATGGAGTGCTGGTTGCATCCTTGCAGAGCTTTTTGCTGGAAAACCCATTATGCCCGGAAGAACAGAGGTTGAACAGATGCATAAAATCTTCAAGCTTTGTGGATCCCCTTCTAATGATTATTGGAAGAAGTCCAAGTTACCACTTGCCACCAGTTTTAAACCTCAACATCCTTATAAACGTTGTGTTGCCGATACTTTCAAGGATTTTCCTCCTTCTTCTTTGTCTTTGATTGAAGTTCTTCTTGCAATTGAACCAAAGGAAAGAGGAACTGCTACTTCTGCCCTAAATAGTGAG TTCTTCACCACAGATCCATTGCCTTGTGATCCATCCAGTTTACCAAAATACCCTGCTAGCAAAGAATACGATGCCAAGCTTCGCGACGAAGAAGCTAGAAA gaGAAGGGCCGAGGCAAAGGCTCGTGGACCCGAATCAGTAAGAGCCGGAAGAGATAATAAGGATCTTCCTACCCCTGAGTTTGTCGATGTCCCTGGACAGGCTTCTGTTCAA GTACAGTCGAAGGCGAAGGGTATAAATGGAAAATACAATATGAAAGGTGACGGTTCAGTTGATCCATCTCGAGGAAATGGTAGGAATGCAATTACTTATTCAACTTCAATGGTACATCCTTCTGTTAAAACATGGACTAAGAAAGCAAACGATGATGAATACAAACGCATTGGACTACAAAGAACAACTAGTTCAAACAACCAATCTCATTTGATAAATGGAGTTGTCGAATACTCCAATAATCATTCGAGGAAGGACGAACAAGCTTATCATCCAGATTCTTCT GGATATGTACAAAAGAAAAGAATTCATTTATCTGGACCATTAGTGCCTCCTGGTGGAAACATGGAAGATATGTTGAAGGAACATGAGCGACAAATTCAAGAAGCGGTTCGAAAGGCGAGGTTAGATAAGACCAAGAGCACCAATGAATGA